agagctgtggggttTGTGGGGGGAGGAGAGTGTTTGGGCGATACTTGAATAGcaatttgtttttgcttccaTGTGTGATAGAAATACAAGTGACAGGAGTGGGAACAGGGGAGTTGCTGAATTCTGTTGGAATTTTTCCTGTGGGAATctgttaatgtttttaattctcCGAGAGATTTTCCTAAGGTAATCCTTTTgacatttacatattttaaatgactctcataaaataaaagcttagcTTTTtctaatatatatgtatgaaatGTGGAAGTGATGAGACTGGAATACCACCGCTCAGAACTCAGTGGCTCAGGGAGTattctgcagcctctgcagaaCCAGCTTTGTGTGGGAGATTAATAATGAATTGTTCTTTGAAATAACGAGGCTTTGCAGCAAAGTGTAACCTGTGAGAGGTTTCTCCTCTTAGTGGTGACTTCCTCCTGCAAACAAATAATGCCATCAgcaaaacagtgtattttaatgctttttcagAGCTGGTGGGAGTCAGAGTGTGCAGATACCTGAGACAAACATAAGGCGCTTCCATATGAACTTAGGTAGCTTGCTTCTTCAAGCCCCTGGGCCAGATTTCGATCTCGGACCAGCCTAAATGCTAAGCaaatcatttaattaaatttgctGCAGATATCCCCAGTTAACACGAGCAGATCGGTCTCCCTGAGGCTAAATGGAGTTAACgataaaataaatgttgtgcTAATTAGAGAACTCGTTTTCTGACACCTGGGGTGACGCTTCAAGAGGTCCTTGAGATTTCGGACTGTGCGTTGATGGATGTGAGCCTTATACCTGTGCTTCATGCGGGGGCTTCAGAAAAAGGTACCCGAGGGTGTTAAGATCACACAGGCTTCATACTCGGCATGGCTGTCGCTGTCTGATGTGGCACAGCATTGCAgaactgctgtgtttcagcatcAGCACACCGCCATGTGTTCTGTTATCCGTGTGAGGGAGGGGGGGTACGGAGCTCCTGGTGCTGTGGGCACACAGCCATGTCTTCGAGGATGCTCGTGGTTGCCTGCAGGAACTGGTGGGTGCTTTCTGGGGGCTTTTAAGGCATCACAAAGTGTCGATCCCTTTCACTTCTCATGGGACTTTTTGCTGACTTTGGTACCCAAGAGCAAGGATTTCTCCAAAGTTCTGCAGTGACTTGTCCAGGCTCTCTTTTGTACTTATGAGGTTGTTTATGCACATGGCCAACTCAGCAACCACTGAGCTTAGAAGGAAACCACCACCTAATGTCAGCATGCAGATTGGGTGGATGCTTGATCACTCAAAGCTAAAAGGAATTACTTCCAAAGGACTGCATGTCGAATTGCCATTGTTGGATGTTACTTCTAAGAAAAGCTAATGTCTTGATCCAAAAATATTCACAGCTGTAACTTCATTGCAGGCTGCCTTGCCCTCCACGGTGTCCGTGTCGTTTTGCTCTCCCAGTTGCTTGGATGGCTCAGCCACCTCCAGACCCACACTTTGTGCTCAGAGGGGCCGGTGCTGCTGTCCATGCACTGCACTTTTCCTGTGGAGGTGAAGAGCCTGACGTCCCCATTCTCTTCTCTGGGTAAGAAAATCAGGATTTCTGGCCAAGCTGAGCATTGTACagacatttccttttaaagtagAGGATATTATTTTAGGTAAACAGCAAAATGCATGGCTGGTAAATGATGGGTCTGTTGTCTTTGTACGTGTAACTTCcagctggggaaaaaaggggagGAAGTATTGAACTGTCTTAACAGCATCTGTTCTTGCTGCCAGGTCTGAGAATGGGTTTATCCATGTCTGGAACCTGAAAACTCACAGAGTGGACGCGGCCCTGGATGGCCATGGAAGAAAATCTGTGTACTGTTTGAAAACGATGGATGGTAAAGACAGGCTCCTGAGGTGAGTGAGGCAGGAAAAGGAgtggaaattatttttgttgctgttatgtACCGGAGttgaaacaaagaacaaaaagaaaaccataagGAGTGGGAATCCTTTATTCTTGAAGTCACTGACGGCCTCTCcaacacatacagaaaatgtacagaagtaTAAATCCCCAGGATTACTACGGTCGGTTAATTTCTTCATGATTCACATGTGAGTGCATTGCAGTGTGACTGCATgtgcttcagaaagaaattcattGTACCATTTTTCATTGTAACCTCACTGTGTCCTTACTACGGCACTGACATCAGGTGAAGTTTCTGCTTAAAGAAAATGGGTTTGAAGTTGGGCACTTCACAACTGGCTGTGGGGGAAGATCAGACCTGGTACAGCGTAGAGGTTgtgaggagaaggagaaagggggaggaggagaactGGAGATGGGAGAATGGTGTGAAATGAGCAGGAATGCTGAGCTGCACACCCGTGTTGCAAAATGCCCGTGTTCTCATTTAGGAAGAGAAGGTTGGGAAGATTTGTGTACCTTGGATCAGACAGGTGATCCGGAGCAGAGTGGATGCCAAAGTGTCTGTGTGACTAGGAGGTGTTCTGACATGTTTATCTAGAGAAGACATCTCTTATAATATACAGTGGAACTCATTAGCATTTATATTTGTTATCTACTTAAGTACAATTATCAACACTCTCCCCCATAAAATCCTATTGAATGAGTATTGTTTGTATAATTACAGAGCTTTTCATTACCTCTATTTTTGGTTTGTAACAGTTCATACAGCAGTGCAATTTTAGGACAGTGCttatctgtgttttttgttattctgcTCTAAACCACAGCAGTTTCTTGCAGCACCACCACATTTTTGTATTCCTAGTGCTGTGTTTCCACAGTTTGTCACTCAGCTGAACAGCAGATGGGAGTTTCTGTATTGATGTTGAAGAAGCCTTAAATCAGTCCGATTagcatctctgttttgtttgcgTTGTTCTGTCAAGAGATGCTGCTAATTCAAATAAGAAATGGGTGAGGAATTTCTGGTGACTCCTCCCAGGCAGTGACAGGACAGGTATCCTGTGCTGCTGGACTTTAACTCCAAAACTGCAGCTTTGTTCCAGAGCAACTGGAGCTGGGTAAACCAACGCTGTGCAGTCTgactggccttcttggccttgCTGTGTGGGACCACGTGGGCTTTCCCTGGGACAAGGAGGTGTGCGAGTCTTCCTGCATGTGGCTGGAATAAATGTTGCCTTTCATTTACCTTCGTGATCCCTCTTTGTCTTTCAGCTGCCAACAAACCTGATCATTCTGTTCCACTCTTATGGCAAAAGAGTACTAAATATGCTAATGTGTGGTATTCTCGTCATGAAAACGTTCAAATACTCACAAAAAAACCATAAATAGTTGCATATATAAATAGCATAACTGTGTTTGATAGAGTCCCTCTTGGTAAGAAAACGTGGCTATTGGTGAGGGCGGTCTGTCTGACTCTCAGGCCCTCTTTCCTCCTGATAACTTTTGAACATACACATAAGCTGTACTAATCTCAGTCCTTATTACATATTAAAGTCCCAATGTGGGGATACTGAACTAGAGGAAGGCAGGTTTCCTCAGTCCTCCTGCTCAATAACAACTTGCTTTATTGTAAAAGTCAGGGTCGTGACCAGAGGATCTGCCTGTGGGATTTAGCAGAGGGACGGAGCGCAGTGACGGATTCTGTCTTCACGGAGAACGTGGGATTCTGCAGATGCTCCCTGCTAAAGGTGGCACAGGGACGCTGGCTAATGGCCATGGCAGCCAAGGACCTGGAGGAGGTAGGAAATGCTTCTTATTCCGGTGCTTGGaacattgcttttgtttcttaaataagAAAGTTTGGAAGGAGAAACATCATTGCTTTCAAAACTACTGCTCAAGAGAGGGCAGCACAGGGAACCTACGGGGCTCCCAGTCATCGTTACCTGCCAGAAACACAACTGAGTTATTTAACTCCTGCTCTGATAACAAGGACACCACCCCAAGTTCTGTGTGACATTTCAGTACTTGCAGCTGCTGATGCTCTTTCATGTGCAGGAGATTTGAAAGCTCCTGCGCTGCCACTGCTGAGAGGGCAAGAGTCCTTAGGGGAGCTGACAGCCAGCAGTCTGTGGTCAGATGGTGGTGCTCATCCGCTGCCTCTGGCTGGAAGTTGTGCGTGGTGAGGAGGGGAGGTGCAGGCGCTTTGTAATGCGATATGTGGTCTTTCACCTCAGGCTAATTCTTTACCTGGTGCTTTGGCTGGAAATAGTGGAGTTACTGTTAGCAGCAGGTTTGCTGTGTTTGAAATAATTGTAGGGTTCATTTCAGTTCCTCCTGTATAAACCCACATTTCGTACCCATTATCCAGCAGTCGCTGACTGACAGCTTTGTTggtgttttctgcttctgttttgtatgaactgtatttttgttttctttgaaagacaACTTGAGGACACGATACCAAAACAAATCGATTCACATGCCTGACATTAAAATAGCTGAggtatgaaaatgaaatgaagagctgATATGAGTAAATAAATACTGCCGCTAATTGCGAGTTGTTCAGGGGCATAGAAGATCACGAGCTTACCTGGACTATGGAGTGTGTGTCTGGAAACTGAAAGTTACATTTCTGTATACTGAAATGTGGGGGTGGAGCTGGTATTGCAAGAAAATGGGGGCTCGTTATTCCTTGGAAGCTGAGGATGTTTGTAAGTACTTTGCTGGCCCACAGCCAGAATATTCACATTTTACAGAGCTGTGTGGGTCTGTAGGAGCAGCCACTGGAGCAGTAAATAAAGCCACTCTCGGGCACATTGGATGTTCTGATCAAACACAGAACTACTTCCATTTTACAGAAGCACTCAGTAATACTCAACCTAAACCTGAAAAGCGCTGTCTTGTATCAGGTGGAGAAGAGCTTGTTTCAGGCAAAGCGTACACACACCTTCTGCTCGCGAGGAATTAAACAGAGAGGAGCTGTTTGACCCCAGTGTCTCTTGCAATTCATCTCTGGTTtactttcatttgtttgcttgggCTTTGCAAGCTGGTAATGATTTGCTGTCTCCTGAGGTAAGAGTTGCTCTCTGTGTGTGAACTTGATGTTGGAACTAGGTCATTGTTCAATGAGCGCACACACATTCTCTCCCATAGTATACAGTGCTTCCAAATAGGCAGCGCTGTGAGACAGACGCAGCACATTTGCAGCTTATGATTAAAATTAAGACTTAATAAGTGTTTATGCTTGGCTGGTGCCCAAAGAAGAGTAATTTTGTCTTAAAGCAGGTTCAGTCCATAAATAATGAGATCTGAACAGGCATTTATTTGTTCATGATTGCATTTAAATCACCAATTATGAGTTACATGCACTTTTCTTGCCAGTTTGCCAGAAACATGTTAAAAGCTTTAttaatgtggaaaagaaaaagggtgtGTTTCCTTGTGGCCAGTTTTAGCCACCCAGGAACACTATTAACCTCAGGCAAAGGAAAATCTTTCTCCTATTAAGCAAAACCAATATAAACACAGAACTTCAAGTTTTAGGTTACAGATgtcaaaatgcatgaaatagTATTTATTTCTAAGGCTCAGTTGTCTCTAATGCAGGCAGTCTCTGGAACTGTCAGtctggcacaggcagcagctcatGCCTGATTGCCTTCTGCAGAAAAAAGcctcttctctgttttcctttgtcctttGCGAGCTCAGCCATAGCCCTTGCAACAGGTCTTCCTTTTGGATCGAGATAAAATAAAGGAGTGGCTTCATAAGAATTATTTCCAACctgcagaaatgcatttgtCCCAGTGCATTTATCTTTCCTTGCTAACTAAAAGGTACAGTCCTGGTTTTCTTGTGGTCTGGAAGGCAGTGCCCTCTGGGGAGCCAGTGTTGAAAGGCACAAGATGAGAGCAGGTCACCTTCATATTTACAGCTGGTTTCCTGCAATAGCTAATTTGGTCCTTGTATTGATAGCAAGAAGGTTGCCAAGAGAAGAGAATGGTTTGTAAAGAGCATGGCTCCAAAGAAGCAGAATTCCCAGATGCTCAAACTCCGGTCTGTGCACTGCATGGCTCTGCTGAAGCCCCCATCTGTCAAAACTGGAGAACAGTTTCCTGCTCCATTGCTGACTGGCTTTAGAAAATGCTCTGTATATTGTGTTTAGTGCATCGCTGACTTGCAGTCCTAGAGTGCAGCTGGCTTTTGGCAGGCTAGCTGACAATCTCTAGAAATAGGAAGATGTTCTGGCAAGCTTTGAACTAAAGGTATGGGATTGGAaagccattgcagctgctgcaggcttgATTGATGGTTCCCAGAGGAGCCATATTTGTTTAATACCTCATCTCAGATGCTTAAGGAAATTCACATGTCTTGGGCTGTCCAACGGCACTGTTGGGCCTTCGCACATTCTGAAATAATCCAGAGTGGCTGGTGATGCTGGATTTATCAAACATTTGAAGTCCTTTACTTTCATGAGATAATGTGGACTGTtgcttatttaattaaaataaaagatggcCCCAGTGATTAATTATGTGTCTGAGAAGGagcaatatattaaaaaaaaactgtcacAGACTCGCTTCCAGGAACATAAGGACTTTCTCCGTAGTTCCAAGCTCAAGCATCAGCCCCAAGGAAGGCGCTTCTGTGTCGGTCAAGAGACTAAAAACCTTCCAGTGCCAGACTGCAAAGGCAAACTCCCTGATCTTTGCCTGCCATCATCCCGAGGTGGAGATGAGCCACTTCTCTGGTAGAGGAAAGACTTTTGCCCCACAGACCTATAATTCGTTGCCGGCTGCTATGCAGACAGAGCAGGTGTTAAACACAGCATTACCTGACCCTATTCAAAGAAGGGTCAGACAATATCGTGGTAGAAATACCAGTAGGCTGTCGGTACTCCAGCCTGCGCTGAGCAGATGATTCGGGGTGTTAAGTTCTGCTAGCACAGTCAACCAGTAAGTGAAGAGTCCACTTCAGATTTATACGACAGCTGTATGTCCACACGAGCTCTGTTGCCATGTCAGAACAGAAGAGACAACTTTGCTATGAAGGTGGGGAAAGGGGGAGGAAGCAGGGAAGTGTTTTCAGACTAAGCTGTCTGCACTCTTACCTGCTGTAGAGCACATCTCCTGCTCTAAGGAAAGGAGTCAGAAGagagaacagaacagaagatGATGTTACCTTCTAGTGCTTCTGTCTGGTCTCTCATAAAGCTGCTTACCTGTAGATTCCCCTCCAGCTCCAACTTTACATGTATTCCCCAGTTTCCTCCAGACAGCTTTTACTGGGAGTACTTAAACCAGCCTTCATCACCTCAAGAGACTTGTGTTTTTTAGCAGCAGAATTTCGACCTGGAGCATGACCAAACACTCTTGTTTTCCTGATGTCAGGTTCAGGTTCTGGAGCTGCCATCCAAGACGTCAGTCTGTACCTTGAAGCCAGAGGTGGGTGCCAAGCTGGGCATGCCCATGTGTCTGAAGTTATGGCAGGTAAGGCAAGAGCGCCTGCTAATTGTGAAATGTTTTCCCTGTGATTCATTTTATATGAAGCACATGAATCTTTCTTCACTTGGATTTTGATTTATTATCAAACCAATCAAGTAATTATACTATTAAAGGGGGGAAAGATTTGTGAACATCGTTAATGTAACTTTCAGAGCTCTCCAAGCTTTAATGGAAGATTTGCAGATACTTAGGGAAAGCTTTATATCCTTAGGACAGATACAGTTTTCGCATCaatcaagaggaaaaatgagtGACTTACTGAAGCCAGTTGTTTGCTACAGTTTCTTGCCTTATTAATGATGAGGAACGATTGGGTTActtaaaaacagtgattttaatGGTAGGTTACATTCACTCGAATGCCCTCGGGATAAGGAAGCACTGAACATTTCAGTTACCGGCATACAATAGGAACAAATGTTTATGGTTGTACTGGCTTTGAACTGAAAGGTAAATAGAAACAACTAattaaaacagctgcaaaacaaaaacaacaaaggaacCGCGTTTGCAGAGCACTTTGCCAGTGATGCTTATGGGATGTTAACAGTGAAAGGCAATTAGCACAAGAAGGCGGCAGTAGAGAGAGGAGTTCGGGCGATGGGTTTAAATCCCCCAGAGCTGGTTGCAAAGCAGATTTCTTGCTGTACTCCCTGACAGTTACAGGTCTGCGGTACCATGAGCTGATCTCAACCAGGTTTGTGTTGGTATCTGAGGCATTCCTGTCTTCACTCAGGGCCCTGAACTGAGCGACGTCCGGAAGGATTCAGTTGCTGGTTTCAGGGAACAGTAGGAGAGGCCACAGTGTAAGTCCCGTGGTGGAACAGCTAGGGGGGAAAAAGACAAGTAGATGAATTAGGTTTTCATGAAACAAAGTGTATTCTAAAAAGGCAGTTGGTACTCCAAATGAGCCTGGCTTTCTGTGGCCTGGATCTGTTTTAACGAGATGAAGGTAACTGAGGGACTGCAGCGTTTACAGTTGTGTTGCCTGGACAGAAAGTTCTCTTTCTTGCCACGTTGCACACATGAACGAATAGCTCTGATCCTCTGGGAAGCACAGCAGGTGCAGAGCCGTGTTTCTAAGTAAGTTTTGAATTCTGTTGTCAGTAGGGATACAGAAGACTGGGAACTGGGAGAGGTGAATTACTCCATGCAGATTGTAACTTGGGTGAGTTACCACAACTTCCTGGACTGCAACAGGCAAGGACAGATCATCCCTTGCAGTCTTGCAGCTGTATTTATTCCTTTTCAGATGCATTCAACTTAGTTTAAAGGCACAGGGGAGGAAGATGCTCTTTAAGGGCAAATAATTACTGTGGTGTACcaaaatgctgctctgtgttctgttctgtggtTTCACTAAGCAGGTTGCTGAGTAAGCCTGTAGCCATAAAAGCAGAGCACCAGCTGCACCCCTTCCTGAACAGAGGCAGCTCAGGATTTCTTTGTGCTTCACCACGTTGGGCAATATAGACATACCCAGAAGATGAGCACTCCCCAGCCCATCGCTTATGGGCAGTATGTTGCCTAAGAGACTATTTGATGTTGCTTATGGCACAGCAAATTGACAAGCTGAAGCACAGACTGACATGGAGAAAGCCACATAATAGTGCGTAGGCTGTTGTTCAGAGCTGTGGATcatccttttctgctttccattcttTGGAAGAGAACCACGTATCAGGGATACAAGCACCTTACTGGCAGTAGTGTGAACTGGGAACTCTGATATACGCAGCAGACTTAAGGTGAAGCTTCTGTTAGTTTTGTGGGTCAAGACACACTGGCTGCTTCTGAGCAGTTCTAAAGATaccaacattttattttgtagttctgaggctttttctttcccctcattTCACTGTAGGTCTGTCCTTAGCTTACTCGATGCgctcattctgttctttcttttctcttttgaagaCTCTCAGTCTTAAATGCATTGTTCCTTCGGCTTCACACCTTTCTGCTATTACTAATCGGGTGGGGTGAGGATTTGCAGGAGTAAATATGGTCTTCCCTTACATTTTTGTACTCTTTGGGGAAGGCATCGTGTTGCGTAATGgtgcaaacaaaataattcaacGGGAACAATGCATGTAGAAACTGGAAATGCAGAGTTATTACTTTATATAAACTATAGCAATTATTCTTGTTGAGCTGACAGCAGAtcaccttctcttccttccttgaCAGTTATCCAAATGCAACATCAAACTGCTCCGTTTAGGAAGAATGATGATTTGTAATTTAAgttttccactgaaaacagaacatgaCTGGCAAAGGCGTTTCTCCCGAGGTGTCCTTTATTAGCAGCTGAAATAAATGGGCTGTTGTGAAGCTCTGCTTGATAAGTCCAGGCATCAGACTGAGAGCTTCCCCAATCTTTCAATAGCTGTTATTAAGTTCAGGTATAtgtattcattaaaatattgcACGCTTCAGCATGTCAGGAAGGAGAAGTACAGGAGGCcttgatttcacagaaaaaccacttgctttttaaaacagacCAGTCTCTCACTGCAAACTCTCTTGTTCAAATTAAGCTGGGATACCTGCAGCAGAAAGATGTTTCTGCTTGGCATTTACCGTGATGCTGGAGCACACACCTATCACTGCTACCTCAATGAGGGCTGATAAGTGATGAGAAGCCACAACAGCTGGCCGTCCTGTTTCGAGGCAGAAGAGCCAACCCTGCCCATCCCCATCTTCTTTTGTTGGATAAGGGAAGTCCGGCCATCCACAAAGCCCCGGGCATCAAGAAGAGCGATGTGCTCCCTGAAGAGCAGTGCAGTAAGAgctcttttcagtttttctgcccGAAGTGGGGGCTTTCTTAAACTTAATTGAAGTACCTATAGAGTACTTTGTTTTTTGaattaaaactcattttaattcagatttttattcttactttccccaagtatttaaaaaatattaatacaatattaaaatattttttaaaatctccaTCCAAAATACCTAATGCTTTAACGTTTTAAACTTGTTTATATTTGACAGTTATTCATCACTCTGATGTTATATTATTCTAGCTAATAAAAAATGGAGAGATCATTCCCACGTCTGGGCAAAGCAGGGTCCCTGCCTCTGCCAAAGAAAAGGAACGTTAAAGTAAGGAATGAGGCTCCTAGAGGATCTGAGGTGTGGGCAGACCTGCTTTGCTTCCTTATTTTAAGGAGCAGTTTTGTTCCCTGCATGTTAAGATTTATTTGTTGTTCAAATGGTTCTTTGGGCTGATTAACTCTGAAAAGGAACACGGTGCTTTTACTCAGCAGTCTGACTACCAGACCACCCATCTCTTGTTAGTTTAATTCCCCCTAGAACTAATAATAACCCGTGGGAGAGCAGAATGGACCCTTAATAGAGGTGGTGAGCTCCTGGTCAGTGCAGGTTTGTATCACGCCACTGTCTGCTCGTCCACTTGAAGAGCCTCCTTCAATCCTGCCATGCCagtaaaacctttttttttttaataaacaaccTTTAACTtgagtttgttttcagtatcaAACAACAGAATCCCGGAGGATCAGACCAGGTTTGGAAATAACGGAATGGGCTACTGGGTGCATTCCTTAGGTTGCGGTGTCCCTGCAGGAGGTGGTCATAATCCCAATGTCTGTTTTGGTGGGTCGTCTCTCC
This sequence is a window from Excalfactoria chinensis isolate bCotChi1 chromosome 16, bCotChi1.hap2, whole genome shotgun sequence. Protein-coding genes within it:
- the GNB1L gene encoding guanine nucleotide-binding protein subunit beta-like protein 1 isoform X2 → MLPCPPRCPCRFALPVAWMAQPPPDPHFVLRGAGAAVHALHFSCGGEEPDVPILFSGSENGFIHVWNLKTHRVDAALDGHGRKSVYCLKTMDGKDRLLSQGRDQRICLWDLAEGRSAVTDSVFTENVGFCRCSLLKVAQGRWLMAMAAKDLEEVQVLELPSKTSVCTLKPEVGAKLGMPMCLKLWQGSCASQPSLLAGYEDGSVLLWNLSTGKVLSQIVCHQEPVMSLDFDSEKAKGISGSSEKVLSIWSLSEQQNLQVQKTHRLVNAGISDISIRPDKKIVATAGWDHRIRIFGWKKLKPLAVLDYHTATVHSVSFSDHKSPSDRLLAAGAKDHRISVWSIYTQT
- the GNB1L gene encoding guanine nucleotide-binding protein subunit beta-like protein 1 isoform X1 codes for the protein MAVSEPNTSDRSGNRGVAEFCWNFSCGNLLMFLILREIFLRLPCPPRCPCRFALPVAWMAQPPPDPHFVLRGAGAAVHALHFSCGGEEPDVPILFSGSENGFIHVWNLKTHRVDAALDGHGRKSVYCLKTMDGKDRLLSQGRDQRICLWDLAEGRSAVTDSVFTENVGFCRCSLLKVAQGRWLMAMAAKDLEEVQVLELPSKTSVCTLKPEVGAKLGMPMCLKLWQGSCASQPSLLAGYEDGSVLLWNLSTGKVLSQIVCHQEPVMSLDFDSEKAKGISGSSEKVLSIWSLSEQQNLQVQKTHRLVNAGISDISIRPDKKIVATAGWDHRIRIFGWKKLKPLAVLDYHTATVHSVSFSDHKSPSDRLLAAGAKDHRISVWSIYTQT
- the GNB1L gene encoding guanine nucleotide-binding protein subunit beta-like protein 1 isoform X3 — its product is MAQPPPDPHFVLRGAGAAVHALHFSCGGEEPDVPILFSGSENGFIHVWNLKTHRVDAALDGHGRKSVYCLKTMDGKDRLLSQGRDQRICLWDLAEGRSAVTDSVFTENVGFCRCSLLKVAQGRWLMAMAAKDLEEVQVLELPSKTSVCTLKPEVGAKLGMPMCLKLWQGSCASQPSLLAGYEDGSVLLWNLSTGKVLSQIVCHQEPVMSLDFDSEKAKGISGSSEKVLSIWSLSEQQNLQVQKTHRLVNAGISDISIRPDKKIVATAGWDHRIRIFGWKKLKPLAVLDYHTATVHSVSFSDHKSPSDRLLAAGAKDHRISVWSIYTQT